Within Cercospora beticola chromosome 6, complete sequence, the genomic segment ACGATGGCTACACAGACGCATACACTCGCGAATTCGTCCCGACGGCTGAGAGATTAGTCGCCGAAGCAGATGAGAAATTAGAGAAAGGAGAAGACAAGGAAGAAGTGATTAAGGTCTACCTTCGCGCGTGTGCGGTATACCGGATAGCGAGATTCCCGTACATCAATTCAGATTTGAAGAGGGATGTTTATGCGGCGCAGAAGAAGGCATATTTGAAAGCTGCGGCGTTGTTTGAGGTTCCGATCGAAGATGTTGAAATTGAGCATACAGCGGGGATCGCAGGTCAAGATGAGGGAGATAAAGTGCCATTGTACGTTCGCGTGCCGAAGGATGCGAGCAACGAGAAGCCAGCTCCAGTGGTATTGTTGATGTGTGGGTTGGACGGACATCGCCCAGACAATACTGTACGAAGCGATGAGTTCTTGAAGAGAGGGTGGGCGAGCGTTATTGCCGGTAAGTCTGTATCAGGAAGCAGGCCTGATCGTGTGCTTCACCGAAGGCAGAGCTAACAGTGCCGAATGTATAGACATCCCTGGTACGGCCGACTGTCCTGCGCTGCGCTCTGATCCAACAAGTGCCGATCGTCTGTGGACCTCCATCCTGGACTGGATCTCCACGCAACCTCACCTCAATTCTCGTAAAGTTCTTGTCTGGGGCCTTTCGGCGGGTGGCTACAACGCCACTCGTGTGGCACATACTCACGCGTCCCGCATCATAGGCTCCGTAGCCCAAGGAGCCGGAACACATCACTTCTTCAGTCGAGCTTGGTTAGAGAAGGCCGCCAACCACGAATATCCTTGGACAGCTCTGCCTGCACTGCGTGAGAAGTTTGGATACGAAACTGAAGATGCGATGTTGGACCACGCACAACAAGAGTGGAGCTTGCTGGACAACAAGATTGTCGAGATGCAGAGCTGCAGACTGCTGATGGTAAACGGAACGCATGACGGGCTGATGCCAATTGAGGATAGCATGTTGATGATGGAGTACGGAAGGCCAAAAGAAGGAAGGTTTTTCACTGGACTGCTACACATGGGATATCCGCCTGCGAACGGCAGCGTGTACCCGTGGATGGGAGAGGTGATGAATAGTGTGCAATCGTAGACAACAAGAAATTGACTTTCGGATCGAAGCCCGCGACCGGGCCGCTTTCTGCGGATGAATGCTTGAGCTCGAAGCGTGGCGCTCTGTGAGTCGAATGCTATTGCAGCGGCTCCAAAGCAGTATTCCACGCACATGTGTGTGCTTCCGACTGGTCTTCGTGGGATGCGAATCACATGCTGACACCACCACGCATCCTGACCTCGGCTTGCCACGTTGCTTAGTGTTATGCACAGTCTGCGACACTGCAGCTACCCTGAGCTCAACTTGACGCCCAAGCGAAGCACATGAACATCGACGGCGGTTTTCGTCCAGACTTCGCACCTGCATGGATGTGGCTCATGTGCTTCCTCGTAGGCAGGGCGATTGACAAGTACTGTCGATCTGTACTGACTGTAGGCTTTGGTCATCTTCTGCTCTGCCGCATTCAtccctcttcctccacaaCCTTCAGCTACGCAAAGATGACTTCCACTGCGCAGAGAGCTTTCAATCAATTGTCGTTGACCAGACTGCCGTGTTCCTCGCCGTTGCGCTTAGGCAAGAGTGTTGCGCAGACAAGAACCAGGCCAGATGCTGGTGAACGGCGACAAACAGAGCCGGTGAGATCCGACGTGGTTGGTGCCAAGAATGGAGAGAGGTATACTGTCCCCTGAATCATGAGAACTTTGCGTGGATACTGTACTCACAGCTCTTGTCCAACTCAGTCGAGACACCAGTAGGGACGACCACGATCTCGGCAAACACAAGCAAAGCTCTGAAGAGCTAGTTTGGTGGAAAGCCACGTCGCTCGAGTCTCCGGGGCTTGTTGAATCGTTTCGGAAAGAGGATATACACCAGAATCGGTCGATGGATCGGAGGTGACGGAGAATGAGGTCAGGTTGATCAGTCGTCCCAGGGCATCTTGAGAATATGTGAACCTGGGAGTGCACCTTGATTGTAGTACTCGGTGCgctgcttcctcttcgcctcgATCTTCTCCTCATGCCGCCTCCTCAGCTCTTCGAGCTTTGCGTACTTTTTCTTACGTCGTCGCGACTGCTGCTCTGTCACCCTTTCTGCCTCGATCAACTTCGCGTCGATGGCTGTCCTCTGGTCTGATGACAGCACCCAAGGCTTGTTCAAGACTCTTATCTTCCAATCTGCGACCTTGGACCAGTGTATCGCTTCCTCATTGGTATCTTTGACCAGTCCAAGACGAAGAGCGATGATTTGGCGAGATTGGTTGTAGCTCTCCACCTTCCCTTCAGCAATGATGACTGTGCCCATGTCGACTGTCGCTTTGCCAATGATCAATACAGGTAATCCGAAGTGTGACATGACTTCGACATTGTCGAGACTTGTCTTGCTAGAGTAGACTGCTCCGTTCTGCTCCCGATATGCCACGGGCCGCTCCAACTTGACCTCAATGTTGGCGCCACTCCCGTCGTCGACAGTCATGAGAATGTATCTTCCTCCGGCCACTTGATCGATCTGGCACACAAATCCGACAATTCGCACGAACTGTATAGGGTGGTTCAGCCAAAACCAGACATTTTGCCCGCGGAAGCCAGGCTCTTCGCGAAGTTTGTAGACATCGGCGGCGGAGAGCTTGTTCCAGCGGAACCAGGTTGGCGAGGCATCAAAGTAGCGGGCAGCATACTGTTGAACACCCGAGGGAGCGGTGGTCATGTCATCGTCGTACGTAGAGAGTGGAGTCGTCGTGATCGATGAGGAAAGATGTTTACAGTGTCGAGGCAGAAAGTGCGTCATCGGCAACGCGACCGCGTCAAACACGAAACTTACGCGTTGGCAACtaccacttccacttcacttccATTCCATCCAA encodes:
- a CDS encoding uncharacterized protein (antiSMASH:Cluster_5), with the protein product MNIDGGFRPDFAPAWMWLMCFLVGRAIDKYCRSVLTVGFGHLLLCRIHPSSSTTFSYAKMTSTAQRAFNQLSLTRLPCSSPLRLGKSVAQTRTRPDAGERRQTEPVRSDVVGAKNGESRDTSRDDHDLGKHKQSSEELVWWKATSLESPGLVESFRKEDIHQNRSMDRR
- a CDS encoding uncharacterized protein (antiSMASH:Cluster_5); translated protein: MTTAPSGVQQYAARYFDASPTWFRWNKLSAADVYKLREEPGFRGQNVWFWLNHPIQFVRIVGFVCQIDQVAGGRYILMTVDDGSGANIEVKLERPVAYREQNGAVYSSKTSLDNVEVMSHFGLPVLIIGKATVDMGTVIIAEGKVESYNQSRQIIALRLGLVKDTNEEAIHWSKVADWKIRVLNKPWVLSSDQRTAIDAKLIEAERVTEQQSRRRKKKYAKLEELRRRHEEKIEAKRKQRTEYYNQGALPGSHILKMPWDD
- a CDS encoding uncharacterized protein (antiSMASH:Cluster_5), which produces MTDPRTGSAWILPAEKLNSIYPHLGSISNLWHKKWSFPASKSLYPFHDGLYEDFAPIFESLISKGIHDGYTDAYTREFVPTAERLVAEADEKLEKGEDKEEVIKVYLRACAVYRIARFPYINSDLKRDVYAAQKKAYLKAAALFEVPIEDVEIEHTAGIAGQDEGDKVPLYVRVPKDASNEKPAPVVLLMCGLDGHRPDNTVRSDEFLKRGWASVIADIPGTADCPALRSDPTSADRLWTSILDWISTQPHLNSRKVLVWGLSAGGYNATRVAHTHASRIIGSVAQGAGTHHFFSRAWLEKAANHEYPWTALPALREKFGYETEDAMLDHAQQEWSLLDNKIVEMQSCRLLMVNGTHDGLMPIEDSMLMMEYGRPKEGRFFTGLLHMGYPPANGSVYPWMGEVMNSVQS